The following nucleotide sequence is from Salvia miltiorrhiza cultivar Shanhuang (shh) chromosome 7, IMPLAD_Smil_shh, whole genome shotgun sequence.
ATTCAAACTTTGGGAGAATTCTGCTGTCGGATGTGGTGGTGAAGAGGAAGAGGAATGTGTTTTGGGGCAGAAAGTGGAATTCTTTAGATATTGGGATAGTTTTTGTGGTGGCGGCTATGCATTTGTTGTGTGTTTTAGCTCCTTCCACATTCAACTGGGGTGCCTTTGGCGTTGCAGTTGGATTGTATGTCATTACTGGACTTCTTGGAATCACTCTCTCTTTCCATAGAAATCTTTCACACAGGAGCTTCAAGCTTCCCAAATGGCTTGAGTATTTCTTTGCATACTGTGGTTCTCTTGCCCTTCAggtccccctctctctctctcttaaaattTTCTGAAAATGATGTGTTCACTTCATGTTGTTACCAACAAAATTGTGACTCAATTGAATATACTACTCCATTTTACAGGGGAATCCGATTGAATGGGTGAGCACACATAGATACCACCATCAGTTTTGTGACACAGATAAAGATCCACACAGCCCTATTGAGGGATTTTGGTTTAGTCATATGAGTTGGCTCTTTGACACTGACAATGTTGCTAAAAGGGTGAGAATAGATTAGCATCATTTTTTACCATTACACttatttttcttggttttctTTAAATAATAGTAGTAAATAATTTTCAGTGTGGGGAGACAAACAATGTTGGAGATTTAGAGAAGCAGCCGTTCTACAAGTTTCTTCAAAAGACTTACATTCTTCATCATGTAGCACTTGGAGCTCTACTCTATGCAATGGGTGGATTTCCTTACATTGTTTGGGGAATGGTAAGTCAATATAATTCATTCTTCCTCACAATAAAAAATCACTATACTTCATTGGTTGACTCACGCAAACAAATCTTTCATTATAGTTAAAGATAATTGAGATCTACAAGTGATTCATAGCCACTGTTTAAATAATGTAGTCAATTCCCAAACCTTTGAGTATTATTGCAAATTTCTCATAAATTATGATTTGTTTCAATTATAATTCAATCTTACAGTCTGTAGTAAATTAAAGTCTCATATTTTTTTGTACATGTTTGGAACTGAGATTTAAAGCCTTATGATAAAATCTAAAATACATTAAGGGCTTTTGAATTCACTTTTTATGTTATCCTTGTCAATTGTCAAAGATTGAAATTTTGTTTGCAATTAGCACAAAATAAATATCagttcgatttttttatttatttactatgaTGTTctaatttgatattttatttcatcaataCGTTCCTCTAAGTATATTATTGGACGATTCGAGATTGAACTAAGATCATGTATGTTTTGGTGGGCCATCACTAACATGGGGTGAAACAAATTATCCGTATGTTCCTAGTTTCGAACCACTCGTTTGAATAGTTGGTAGTAGCCTCATGCACAAATGAAACTATAATTGAACCAAATCACATTAATATAATTTCtcatccaaataaaataatgttaCAGTGGGAATAATATGTCCAATAAAGAAGACTCGCCTTATTTCTGATTCCATTAAACTAGAAACCGGTTAAAATGTGCAGGGTGTAAGGACTGTGTGGGTTTATCATATCACTTGGCTGGTGAATTCAGCTTGCCATGTTTGGGGCAGACAGGCATGGAACACCGGCGATCTATCGCGAAATAACTGGTATCCTTGGTCATCAATCTCGTATTTTATTATATCAATACATATCGTGAATACTGTATATCTTAAGACATAAGGTTTACAGGTTGGTGGCAGTGCTTGCATTTGGAGAGGGATGGCATAACAACCATCATGCCTTTGAGTATTCAGCTAGACATGGGCTAGAGTGGTGGCAAATTGATATGACTTGGTATGCAATTAGGCTTCTTGAAGCAGTTGGATTGGCCACTGATGTCAAGTTGCCTACACCAGCACAGAAGCACAAAATGACATTTCCTATAATCAAGCCATTAAATTAGTCTAATGTATAGGGCCCTCACTTTGTTGAGTTTGTACAAATAATTTCCATGGCTTTTAATGCCTTGATATCAATGCGTCATAGAGTGGTGAATTAATTTGGTAGCAttgtcaaaatttaaaatattcaccTACCCATAGTGCGCATGCTTAAATTAATACACCAACTTCTGATGTGGGAGGAGTCCAAAAATAGGGATTGTTCGGTGTGATTTTCTATATGTTattgaagaaaaagaagaaaagaaaaatctagCTAACAACCTATTATTAATAGCACAGAGACGTTAATTAAGGATCGAGCATCATCAAATTAATCTTTTCGGCGAAAATCTAATGAAAAACTATCAATAAAGACAGAAAagcgagaaaaataaaataaaaaatcaaggcAAAATAGACATATGAGCTGCTGATGAAACAACCGCTCGCTAAAGGAACCAGAATCTAACGCATCAGATGTATGAGAAAATCTCAATCCCGCCACTCTAAACTCCCACCACAAGGCTCACGACCAAAATCAGTAAAATTGGTACCAAAATAGTGAAGAAGCAGATATAATTTAtaatcactctctctctctcccattaAAAGTGACCTATATTTGGTTTTGgttcgtcccattacaaatggaCTGTTtccatatataaaaaaatttaacccttcAAAAAATATGGGCACTAccacttttaattaatttacacaTTCTCTTTAATTTTTGTACCGAAAACTTTTGAGTTATTTATAGCGGGATGAAGAAAGAATTAAAGATCATATGTCATCATTCGACAACTTTTTACATCaaaattttctttatatttttcataattgtacattttttttcattcaaataggaaaaaaaaaatctcatgcATTGCACGAAgctggtggacgtcgtataccaccaaataattcctgcaatagctacgaattactccctccgtcccaacttttggtatccagttgagaacagcacgagttttaataaagtgattgatgtgttgtgagtggaataagggtctcacattttatgtgagagttaaaataattaaagtggagtaagggccccacctacttttaccaaaaatagaaatggatactaaaacgTGGaacgaccaaaaaaggaaagttggatattAAAagctgggacagagggagtagtatagTTAGTAgcaagcagggtcgaaccacaaAGAACGGCTAATTGTAATCAATTTCCTAAAGATCTAaaattggtgtagccaccacgccttaattttgagagaaataattataaactacgaaaaaaaataaagcacgaaaatattctagaaaataatcaatagAAAGTAACTttggctcgaataaatccatattaatttaatgactctgttcatcgacgcaaaagtaaattaatccctatcaaccaatcAGTTATAGGATACTgtgaacgcaacggacgtaccccaatttctacttactgtgtcgataaacatctggagacgtcagacctgcctatttcccttattaaaatataacctagctggagacgtcagacctaaatttaatattctaatagctttaagaggaaggaacccaatttagatcaattatcctagatacgctagtaataatcaatccaccaatttatttctactacgaacacggtagctttatcactaatcagtcatattccaacaattacggattggcaggaaccgattgactttaatccaattaaatctaagttgatcatacttaaataaaatcagaaccATCTTTAAGCACAAGGAATGAATCggaatcaataaaaataaattataggctcaattaggtctcacagattattaaatcaatacttcattattctcgccgaatcaATATTTAACTACTCATAATCAAACTATAAACAATCaaacaattaaaagaaataataaaagagTGATGCTATTCatacatattatgtatatacataataggACATTTTAGTCATTTTCTTTACATAATTATTAATACTTAATTAATGCTAATTAACTGATATAGTGTTTTACATATATACCCTAATCGAGTTTAGGTAAAAATGAGTAAAGTCAAAGTTGTATCTTTACACAATAATTAAAGAACTTTTTACCATAAATATATTgtactaattaattaactaactcACTaagtttaattatgttttactaattatttcagttttatttttccttttgattGAAAGATTTCGAtcagaaaattaaattttacttattttgattatttcaattttttagttacattatttgattaaaaaatgaataaaaattaaagaaagatAAAACTTGGCAAAAACCATAATAAATTACTAAAGTTAACAGTTaagggaaaaaaaaagtaatgataatgttgggaaaaaaaattaaactaatttaatCGTATATGATTAatctattttcttcttcttctaccaGCTTCTATGTTGGTTTTGGTCCTAAAGCCAAaatgattttgatattttttttatcttaaataATAAATCACATGATTTCATTATAAATGTTTCCAACAATTTAAtcaataatcttgatttatttctttttttcacctataaattatagtttattcatataaaatatataattttatgtaAGACATGTTATGtttgaattattaataaaaaacttACTTAATGTCATTATCATCTATAGTTAACTATTTTTAATTCaagatttttaatattatttaaaaatttccataaatttatttatttatcaattaaaaatgataataataataataataataataataataataataataataataataattacattattatgCTCGTAGAGatacaaaatacaaaattatagttgaaaaggaaaaaatataactgtaaaaaaattatattataaaatattagggacAGGGGTGTTCACGGTTTGGTTTGGTGCGGGTTGACATCAAAACCAAACCAAAGCGCAAAATattgtttgatatttttttttaaatcaaaccAAACTATATTAGTATCAAAACCATTTCAAACAAAACTGTATTAATGTGATTTGGTTTtcgattttttatatattttttactttcTTGTTTCAAAGTAATCAAATAAccttcaaaaataataaaaataaaatacggTTGAATATATAGCCGAAACACACTAGAAACTATTCTAATACATAAATGAAATGACTTTATGTGTATTTTAAGAATAAGAATAAACTAACACCTTTTGCAAAAAATCAAGAAGTTGTATAAACTTCACATCTTCAACTTATATGATAGAATCCACAATCCAACATGAACATTGTATGAAACAAAACGTGATAATAATTAATAGCATATAATGAGTAATATCTATTTATGTACACCATTCCTTGCATCTTTCCTTTTTAACATAGAAAAACATAACTACATATATAAGTGTgcaacaaataataataataataataataataataataataataataataataataataataataataataataataataataataataataataataataataataaatggttTACGGTTTGGTTTTgtctataatttttaaaaaccaaACCTAAACCgtaaatcatattttttaaaaattataaaccaAAACAAACCGCACAAAAACggtttgatttaatttgatcTACGGTTTAAACCAAATTGTGAACACCCCTAATTAGGGACATTGTAACTTACTCATATAGTGATAATTAAGtcctaaaaattattatataat
It contains:
- the LOC130992282 gene encoding palmitoyl-monogalactosyldiacylglycerol delta-7 desaturase, chloroplastic-like, producing the protein MALMVPPPSKPKPFQFPPLQRFDPSKITQNSIHFSSNARFTPNSLKDSFFLRIRDAKIKRVRHTPIVCAASIPLSGDEKDSNFGRILLSDVVVKRKRNVFWGRKWNSLDIGIVFVVAAMHLLCVLAPSTFNWGAFGVAVGLYVITGLLGITLSFHRNLSHRSFKLPKWLEYFFAYCGSLALQGNPIEWVSTHRYHHQFCDTDKDPHSPIEGFWFSHMSWLFDTDNVAKRCGETNNVGDLEKQPFYKFLQKTYILHHVALGALLYAMGGFPYIVWGMGVRTVWVYHITWLVNSACHVWGRQAWNTGDLSRNNWLVAVLAFGEGWHNNHHAFEYSARHGLEWWQIDMTWYAIRLLEAVGLATDVKLPTPAQKHKMTFPIIKPLN